Proteins encoded in a region of the Buteo buteo chromosome 11, bButBut1.hap1.1, whole genome shotgun sequence genome:
- the LOC142036382 gene encoding CD48 antigen-like isoform X3, with the protein MVARGCRLGGSSVSSCPVRRISTLGFGCGRREKMAMGLTRAFLFLFFIMQTAWAQHGALEVVGAVDRVAYLSPRLQTQTSYHQIHWRRNNSVKIASRDSKGKVWYTNSSYKGRLELFPNNTLKISCLQKNDSSMYQVYLEDEVGKEYIENILLTVYELVPKPTVNAKVINGDSTWCKATLECSVGLEGVTYEWIPPTKFPLEDVGASEQHVSFDPLIETYTCKVSNPVSSNNASLTYRHPCSWTGTACSAHMKWQNSGGMGCKVALALEGPQSSGDDPEDSESLQG; encoded by the exons ATGGTGGCAAGAGGCTGCAGACTCGGGGGGTCTTCGGTGAGCAGCTGCCCGGTGAGGAGGATTTCCACTCTGGGGTTTGGGTGCGGACGCAGAGAGAAGATGGCGATGGGGCTTACAAGGGcgttcctcttcctcttcttcatcaTGCAAA cagCCTGGGCACAACACGGTGCATTGGAGGTGGTAGGGGCTGTTGATAGGGTGGCATATCTCAGCCCCAGACTGCAAACCCAGACCTCCTATCATCAAATCCACTGGCGGCGCAACAACTCGGTGAAGATCGCCAGCCGGGACAGCAAGGGGAAGGTCTGGTATACCAACAGCTCCTACAAGGGACGCCTGGAGCTCTTCCCCAACAACACCCTAAAAATCAGCTGCCTGCagaaaaatgacagcagcatGTACCAGGTGTACCTGGAGGATGAGGTGGGCAAGGAGTACATTGAAAACATCCTTCTGACAGTGTACG AGCTGGTCCCGAAGCCCACTGTGAACGCCAAAGTGATCAACGGTGACTCGACATGGTGCAAAGCCACCCTGGAGTGCTCAGTGGGGCTTGAAGGGGTGACCTACGAGTGGATCCCCCCCACCAAGTTCCCACTGGAGGATGTGGGTGCCTCTGAGCAGCATGTCTCCTTTGACCCCTTGATAGAAACCTACACCTGCAAAGTCAGCAACCCTGTCTCCTCCAACAATGCCTCACTGACCTACAGGCACCCTTGTTCCTGGACAGGTACCGCCTGCAGTGCACACATGAAATGGCAAAACTCGGGTGGGATGGGCTGCAAGGTGGCCTTGGCTTTGGAGGGTCCCCAGAGCAGTGGTGATGACC
- the LOC142036382 gene encoding CD48 antigen-like isoform X4, whose amino-acid sequence MSRPSCVAAQPAPFLQSPTPGPGFRDGGKRLQTRGVFGEQLPGEEDFHSGVWVRTQREDGDGAYKGVPLPLLHHAKYGAAWAQHGALEVVGAVDRVAYLSPRLQTQTSYHQIHWRRNNSVKIASRDSKGKVWYTNSSYKGRLELFPNNTLKISCLQKNDSSMYQVYLEDEVGKEYIENILLTVYELVPKPTVNAKVINGDSTWCKATLECSVGLEGVTYEWIPPTKFPLEDVGASEQHVSFDPLIETYTCKVSNPVSSNNASLTYRHPCSWTVPG is encoded by the exons ATGTCACGTCCCAGCTGCGTGGCTGCACAGCCAGCCCCCTTCCTGCAGAGCCCCACTCCTGGCCCCGGGTTTAGGGATGGTGGCAAGAGGCTGCAGACTCGGGGGGTCTTCGGTGAGCAGCTGCCCGGTGAGGAGGATTTCCACTCTGGGGTTTGGGTGCGGACGCAGAGAGAAGATGGCGATGGGGCTTACAAGGGcgttcctcttcctcttcttcatcaTGCAAAGTATGGTG cagCCTGGGCACAACACGGTGCATTGGAGGTGGTAGGGGCTGTTGATAGGGTGGCATATCTCAGCCCCAGACTGCAAACCCAGACCTCCTATCATCAAATCCACTGGCGGCGCAACAACTCGGTGAAGATCGCCAGCCGGGACAGCAAGGGGAAGGTCTGGTATACCAACAGCTCCTACAAGGGACGCCTGGAGCTCTTCCCCAACAACACCCTAAAAATCAGCTGCCTGCagaaaaatgacagcagcatGTACCAGGTGTACCTGGAGGATGAGGTGGGCAAGGAGTACATTGAAAACATCCTTCTGACAGTGTACG AGCTGGTCCCGAAGCCCACTGTGAACGCCAAAGTGATCAACGGTGACTCGACATGGTGCAAAGCCACCCTGGAGTGCTCAGTGGGGCTTGAAGGGGTGACCTACGAGTGGATCCCCCCCACCAAGTTCCCACTGGAGGATGTGGGTGCCTCTGAGCAGCATGTCTCCTTTGACCCCTTGATAGAAACCTACACCTGCAAAGTCAGCAACCCTGTCTCCTCCAACAATGCCTCACTGACCTACAGGCACCCTTGTTCCTGGACAG
- the LOC142036383 gene encoding natural killer cell receptor 2B4-like, whose translation MHRHRDPWCPLAPSVLLCLVLLAAASGQGPLECWEQAVSANGALHLQPEKPPQGWTKFTWKVKRDAGYHQQILTVEKNKAELFFNSTFLGRAVFQRETFSLQIHPVSTADSGVYVAEFEDTSGTFTRRCFHVSVWEPVHSLHLETDVLGWKQGWCNLSLVCTVSGADNVSYSWSCSGDPQGVLEHQPWLHLQVHEDSLPTVCRCNVSNPVSWSADSTNITVASCQAAASGHSSIIPWWAAAVSLGLALAISITLIVTCYRWRKRAKDPPAGQVEQMLTVYEEVGKAQTGRNPNGTSEAAAGGNTIYAVICTKMQGPSHPQEPQNYTIYSTVQPTMKSSFQKKRLNPALVSTAYIEATGDSRSWCPPLQTSPLAPAGHHHS comes from the exons ATGCACAGGCATCGGGATCCCTGGTGCCCACTGGCACCATcggtgctgctctgcctggtgctgctggctgcgGCCAGCGGCCAAG GACCCCTGGAGTGCTGGGAACAAGCCGTGTCTGCCAACGGAGCGCTGCACCTGCAGCCGGAGAAACCCCCGCAGGGATGGACAAAGTTCACATGGAAAGTGAAACGGGATGCAGGATACCACCAGCAAATCCTGACAGTTGAGAAGAATAAAGCTGAACTATTCTTCAACAGTACTTTTTTGGGGAGAGCTGTTTTCCAGCGGGAGACCTTCTCCCTGCAGATCCACCCGGTTAGCACGGCAGACAGTGGGGTCTATGTGGCAGAATTTGAGGACACATCAGGCACCTTTACTAGGCGGTGCTTCCATGTGTCAGTGTGGG AGCCTGTCCACTCGCTGCACCTGGAGACAGACGTCCTGGGCTGGAAACAAGGCTGGTGCAACCTCTCACTGGTCTGCACTGTGTCTGGTGCTGACAACGTCTCCTACAGCTGGTCCTGCAGTGGGGATCCCCAGGGAGTCCTGGAgcaccagccctggctgcaCCTGCAGGTCCATGAGGATTCGCTCCCCACCGTCTGCCGCTGCAACGTGAGCAACCCGGTGAGCTGGAGCGCAGACAGCACCAACATCACGGTAGCTTCCTGCCAAGCTGCGGCCTCAG ggcATTCCAGCATCATTCCATGGTGGGCAGCAGCTgtgtccctggggctggcaCTGGCCATCTCCATAACCCTCATTGTCACCTGCTACCGGTGGAGGAAGCGAGCAAAGGACCCCCCAGCAG GACAAGTTGAACAGATGCTGACTGTCTACGAGGAGGTGGGCAAAGCCCAAACCGGCCGAAACCCT AATGGGACCAGTGAGGCCGCTGCGGGAGGAAACACCATCTACGCTGTCATCTGCACCAAAATGCAG GGACCCAGCCACCCTCAGGAGCCCCAAAACTACACCATCTACTCCACGGTTCAGCCCACCATGAAG TCGTCTTTCCAGAAGAAGAGGCTGAACCCAGCTTTGGTTTCCACTGCCTATATAGAG GCTACGGGGGATTCTAGAAGCTGGTGTCCGCCGTTGCAGACATCGCCCCTGGCTCCTGCTGGCCACCACCATTCCTAG
- the LOC142036384 gene encoding CD48 antigen-like isoform X1: MEHVILLFYISLFFLCQAKAAPGATKGWLKAHNAGGFEPQIPRDGQSRAVPGPLECWEQAVSANGALHLQPEKPPQGWTKFTWKVKRDAGYHQRILTVEKNKAELFFNSTFLGRAVFQRETFSLQIRPVSMADSGVYVADFEDTSGTFTRRCFHVSVWEPVHSLQLETRVLGWKQGWCNLSLVCTVSGADNVSYSWSCSGDPQGVLEHQPWLHLQVHEDSLPTVCRCNVSNPVSWSADSTNITVASCQAAASGVALSYSTVKMLLWLLLLGSLVAAVAITHVLVWQRGPPSHCAPGSSGTG, translated from the exons ATGGAGCATGTCATCCTTCTCTTCTacatctccctcttcttcctctgccaagCCAAAG CCGCTCCAGGGGCAACCAAGGGATGGCTGAAGGCGCACAATGCCGGAGGCTTTGAGCCCCAGATCCCCAGGGACGGACAGAGCCGGGCTGTGCCAG GACCCCTGGAGTGCTGGGAACAAGCCGTGTCTGCCAACGGAGCGCTGCACCTGCAGCCGGAGAAACCCCCGCAGGGATGGACAAAGTTCACATGGAAAGTGAAACGGGATGCAGGATACCACCAGCGAATCCTGACAGTTGAGAAGAATAAAGCTGAACTATTCTTCAACAGTACTTTTTTGGGGAGAGCTGTCTTCCAGCGGGAGACCTTCTCCCTGCAGATCCGCCCGGTTAGCATGGCAGACAGTGGGGTCTATGTGGCAGACTTTGAGGACACATCAGGCACCTTTACTAGGCGGTGCTTCCATGTGTCAGTGTGGG AGCCCGTCCACTCGCTGCAGCTGGAGACACGCGTCCTGGGCTGGAAACAAGGCTGGTGCAACCTCTCACTGGTCTGCACTGTGTCTGGTGCTGACAACGTCTCCTACAGCTGGTCCTGCAGTGGGGATCCCCAGGGAGTCCTGGAgcaccagccctggctgcaCCTGCAGGTCCATGAGGATTCGCTCCCCACCGTCTGCCGCTGCAACGTGAGCAACCCGGTGAGCTGGAGCGCAGACAGCACCAACATCACGGTAGCTTCCTGCCAAGCTGCGGCCTCAG GTGTTGCCTTGTCCTACAGCACAGTGAAAAtgctcctctggctgctgctgctgggcagcctggtcGCAGCCGTGGCCATCACACACGTCCTCGTCTGGCAGCGGGGACCCCCTTCCCACTGTGCTCCCGGCTCTTCGGGTACTGGGTAG
- the LOC142036384 gene encoding natural killer cell receptor 2B4-like isoform X2, which produces MEHVILLFYISLFFLCQAKGPLECWEQAVSANGALHLQPEKPPQGWTKFTWKVKRDAGYHQRILTVEKNKAELFFNSTFLGRAVFQRETFSLQIRPVSMADSGVYVADFEDTSGTFTRRCFHVSVWEPVHSLQLETRVLGWKQGWCNLSLVCTVSGADNVSYSWSCSGDPQGVLEHQPWLHLQVHEDSLPTVCRCNVSNPVSWSADSTNITVASCQAAASGVALSYSTVKMLLWLLLLGSLVAAVAITHVLVWQRGPPSHCAPGSSGTG; this is translated from the exons ATGGAGCATGTCATCCTTCTCTTCTacatctccctcttcttcctctgccaagCCAAAG GACCCCTGGAGTGCTGGGAACAAGCCGTGTCTGCCAACGGAGCGCTGCACCTGCAGCCGGAGAAACCCCCGCAGGGATGGACAAAGTTCACATGGAAAGTGAAACGGGATGCAGGATACCACCAGCGAATCCTGACAGTTGAGAAGAATAAAGCTGAACTATTCTTCAACAGTACTTTTTTGGGGAGAGCTGTCTTCCAGCGGGAGACCTTCTCCCTGCAGATCCGCCCGGTTAGCATGGCAGACAGTGGGGTCTATGTGGCAGACTTTGAGGACACATCAGGCACCTTTACTAGGCGGTGCTTCCATGTGTCAGTGTGGG AGCCCGTCCACTCGCTGCAGCTGGAGACACGCGTCCTGGGCTGGAAACAAGGCTGGTGCAACCTCTCACTGGTCTGCACTGTGTCTGGTGCTGACAACGTCTCCTACAGCTGGTCCTGCAGTGGGGATCCCCAGGGAGTCCTGGAgcaccagccctggctgcaCCTGCAGGTCCATGAGGATTCGCTCCCCACCGTCTGCCGCTGCAACGTGAGCAACCCGGTGAGCTGGAGCGCAGACAGCACCAACATCACGGTAGCTTCCTGCCAAGCTGCGGCCTCAG GTGTTGCCTTGTCCTACAGCACAGTGAAAAtgctcctctggctgctgctgctgggcagcctggtcGCAGCCGTGGCCATCACACACGTCCTCGTCTGGCAGCGGGGACCCCCTTCCCACTGTGCTCCCGGCTCTTCGGGTACTGGGTAG